TCATCTTTATTGAAagtctttctccttccttctgtaGAAGACAAGCTGAACACTATTGACACCAAAGGAGGTGAGAGTCTGTTACAGTGTAATATCTTTGTCTTCAGAACTCTAAATCTTACTCCACCAATAATCCCAGGCTTCAGTAACTGTCAGcttgtgtgtttcagagctggtggaggagtcCCAGCCACAGGAGACACTAGGTGAGTGTGGTGTAGTGTAGAAGTGTTTCTGCTCCCGAACGTCAGTGTCAAACATGTCTGTCTGATTCTAGAGGAGTCCGGGCCATATGAAGACCAGTCAGGATCACAGTATATTCATAAACCAGGtgactccctcacacactcataGGAACTCATTATGTTGCTGGTCAGAGGTGTTTCCATGCCAATGTTTCTATCTCTACCATTCAAACTATGAACCAGCATCAGAACCAGAACCACACACAGAGCCATCTTCTGAACCCCAGTCCCAGGGAGAACAGGAGTCTGCAGCAGAACCCCAGGCTGAACCTGCAGCCTCAGAATCAACAGGTGAGCCACATCTTACAGTGCTACTTCTATATCCCCTGACCTCCGTAGCCTGTGTTGCAGTATGGAGACAGCACTCAGTCCACGTGCTGTTGACAGCTATGCTGAAGTGTTgcctgtgggtgtgtatgtacagctgtcacacacaaacaccgtaGCTGTGCATGTCCTGGCTCCTTCAGGACCTCTGTCTTTTCTACAGCTTCCTCGTTCAAGGACACCACCTCCCACTGACTCTCTCAGGCTACATGGATTAGTAGAACTTGTTATTGTTGACCTTTCCACAGCTGGAGTGCAGCCCAGTCAGAACCCTCAGTGTTCCCTCTGGTGTTTGACAGTGTGAAGCACAGGTAGAGTAATCTGCTCCACTGCACTCCTCTGTTATCTCAGGAAGTGTTTCTGAGCAGCCAGAGGAAAAGCTGATAGACAAAGGTTCGAGTCCATCAGATACTTCAAGGCATTTACTAGTTGTTGACTGGGTCTTGTTTTAGCTCACCATGTGCACCTAACAGTGTGTCCTCCTCCCATCAGTTAAGAAGAAGAAGCCCAAACTGCTGAACAAGTTTGATAAAACCATCAAGGCAGAGATCGAGGCAGCAGACAAGCTACGGAAAAAGGTATTCTTGTCTGGGGGTATAACTGCATGTAAATGTTACCTACTACAGAAATACACTGTTCCTGTGTTGGTACTGTAGATATTGGACCATCAGTGATTGTTTATGTGTTGCTCCAGGGTATTGCAGAGGAGGCCGTCAGGGCGTTTGAGGCACTAGTCCAACAGTACCCTCACAGCCCCAGGTGTCGCTATGGGAAAGCTCAGGTACACACCTGTCTGAGTCCAAGCCTCGGCCACACACAGAGGGATGTACTAGGGTCAcggtagtgtctgtgtgtgtgtctgtgtcccaggCCGAGGATGATATGGCTGAGAAGAAGCGCAGTAATGAGATGCTCCAGAAGGCCATCAACACGTACCGGGAGGCGTCAGAACTGCCCAGCGCCACACCAGACCTCGTCAGAGCCTCGCTCAAGAGGCGTGCTGAGAGACAGCAGTTCCTAGGTAACAGGCTGGATTAAGGCCATCCCCTGCCCTGGGTCATAGATGGTTCATATCTCTTCCTATCCTTGCTcatatggggagtcagatggctgagcggtgagggagtcgggctagtaatcagaaggttaccggatcgattccccgccgtgccaaaatgacgttgtgtccttgggcaaggtgtACCTGTACTTAccctaagtcgctctggataagagcatctgctaaatgactaaatgtaaatgtaaatgtaatatactTGTCATAGCCTCCCCTATCCTACTACATACCATATAAAGTTCAAATACCATCCTCTCCAAGGTCATTCTGTGTAAAGGTCATCCACTGCCCTAGGTCATGTGAAGGTCATACCCCTTCCTAGGTCATATGAAGGTCATCCCCGGTCTTTGGGCATATAAAGGGCATCCCTTGTCCTTAGTCATGTGAAGGTCATACCCTGTCCTTGGTCATATGAAGGTGAAGGGTGTTTCCCATCCACAGGTCGTATGCGAGGAGCTCTGGCCACCCTGGAGAAGCTAGTGCAGATCTTTCCTGAGGATTTGAGCCTGAAGAATGACCTGGGGGTGTCTTACCTGCTGCTGGGGGACAACCACAGCGCCCGGAGGGTCTATGAGGAGGTCTGTGTTCAGATGTCCCTGTGCAGCCCTCAGATCAGTACCCTGCCTGAAGGACTTATGGGACTGGCACACTGCTGTTCTAGCTTAGTTACCTATAATACCTATAATTTTCTTCAGGTTTGTCGTAAGGGGACAAAGGCATAGTAAAAGGACTTAATCAACCTCATGCAGTTTGTTGTCGCAAGTGAATCAGGGAGCAGAGCCTGCTTGACTGAACTTTGTCTGCAACCTTTGAGAGTACATTAGGTGATTAGTGCCTTGTGCTCATTCATTCAGGGAGGAACTTTGACTGAACCTGACAATGCTGTACCAATTAATGACATGGCCTCTACATTGCAGATGTTtatatacagtgtatatatacatatatatatatatatatatcagctAATTCATAAATTGAATAAGTTAAGCAGATTTTCCTCTCACCTAAGAATTGGTATCAGTTTTAGAAATCCACTATCAGTCGACCACAAATAGATCCAGTATAAAGCTGTTCGCATAGGTCCTGATGTGGAGGATGAGTGATCCTGAGGGGGAGGATGCGTGCTAGGTCCTGATGTGGAGGATGAGTGTTCCTGAAGGGGAGGATGCATGCTAGGTCCTGATGTGGAGGATGAGTGTTCCTGAAGGGGAGGATGCATGCTAGGTGCTGATGTGGAGGATGAGTGTTCCTGAAGGGGAGGATGCATGCTAGGTGCTGATGTGGAGGATGAGTGTTCCTGAAGGGGAGGATGCATGCTAGGTCCTGATGTGAAGGATGAGTGCTAGATTCTGATGCTGTAGAATGTTTGATGGTTGTGTTCTTGCCCTCTCCTGGTAGGTGTTGGCTGTTGCCCCTGACGATGGGTTTGCAAAGGTTCACTACGGCTTCATCCTCAAGTCAGAGAACAAGATAGCAGAGAGCATCCCATACCTGAGggtgagacacatacacacactcacacacacacacacacacacttatactcCTAACCCATGCTCTGTGCTGTCCAGGAGGGACTGGAGTCGGGTGACCCAGGAACAGACGATGGAAGGTTCTACTTCCATCTAGGAGATGCCCTGCAGAGAGTGGGAGACAACAGCGTGAgttacactcacagacacacacacacactccctccctctataaCTGTGTTGTCCGTCCTCCAGGCCTATGAGTGGTATGCGCGAGGCCATCAGAGGGGTCACTTTGCGTCGGTGTGGCAGAGGTCCCTGTACAACGTGAAGGGCCTGAGGGCACAGCCCTGGTGGACACCACAGGAGACCGGCTACACTGACCTGGTCAAGGTAGGCTACCTCCTGCATCCTTGTCTGGACCCTTGTTTGGGACTGGACACTGTGGGCCTCATGTACAAATGCTTTGCGCCACTTAAGGCTTATTTGTTTTGCGACGTGCaaggtaaaagcgcagactgcctgtcgcgggaactgaaaatggcaaattgcgcttttccgtgtcatgcatatgcattcacgggtgggtcaaggggaaagtgggagttttccacaaagagatgggaggggatgcgtaaagtATGCCTATTATGTATACCACATACAAAAAACGCCTGTGAAAGTGCGGCtctattttgcggtgaaaattctgCGCTTCTTAAAAGCAGGTGTAAACCAGGATGCGGGTTTACTCGCATATGCCTCTTGGTAAAATGGCAGCAGAAAtccgagcaagacgaagacataggccaaaGAGACGAGCTGAAAtaatttttgccacaaggatcacactttttcagttgagtgaacacaatctttacgcgttacagattaagcagccatgcaatattacagttactggaagaaatcaaagatgaCATTGAATCTCCGATTATATCATAAAATTATACTCAtgtataatatttaaattagcTGTTACCATATGAACAAGCACATCAACTTTGTTATcactaaatctttgttttcgctgttttgactttggtggctgatccatgatagaaaaaTGCTCCCAATTTACACTATAGTGGGcagagaaaggcgctgattacccgatgaACTGCAGGTTTGGTAAATACAACGTAagctgaagtatcacagcgtgcgctTTCTGCAGATTGGCCATGGCGCTGATAACGCTatgtttgcaaatgtacgtacatgagggcctgtgtgtgtatggcagcataaggagtgtgtgtgtctaacatgGTTAGCCCCCTCCCGCAGGCCCTAGAGAAGAACTGGCGTGTGATCAGGGACGAGGCTCTGTCTGTGATGGACACATCCACAGGCCTGTTCCTTCCTGAAGAGGAGAACctcagagagaagggggagtggGGCCAGTTCACACTCTGGCAGCAAGGTATACACACGCATGCGTATGTACGTTTGCAGACACAGCCCCTCCTCAGTGTGTAGGGGTATTTTCAACCCTGTTCTCCTGAGcagggaggaaggcaggggAGGCGTGTCGCAGCGTTCCCAGGACCTGCTCTCTACTGGAGCGCTACTCTGAGGCCACAGGCTGCAAAAGAGGACAGgtacggatacacacacacgtgcacagatgtacacacacatgtagacgcatgtacacacacacacacaggtacatacaaacactcaggtactcatacacacacattcacagatctTAGAGAGCAGGTTAGGTTcacagagtaagttaccatggacactGACCAAAGGTTTTTGTTACCTCTCTTCCTGGAACGGAAAAcccggagtatgcctcttttcacgGTTTaccaactcaaagttttcactaaacccgctacctggaattagcctggtcctaactaGACccttgtacattttatttgtacagagggtctgggattgctgcattgacaagcgttaactttcttgcaggcgggtactctgttgaagtttaaaactattggatctgcccagagccactctgatctcccataaccaatcgctagcgttcgccttagccaactccttcaccactactgtaacggaacTAGATGCCGTAGctagaaaatcaaacttttcccgaaccccgtggggtgGAGGGCCAagacatcatggccaccaacatactcagtaaggaatgttcttgctccggccttaacttatggatattcggcagcgttgccacaaccgcagaatagcttatctcgcatctttctccgccgccattactgaactacaactcaaactagtgcacaacataAGCATcatctcagccactccctctgttcgctgattggacctacaaaaaaattgtttctgaaaaccgacttcaaagacAAACTCCCAGActtagtacagaagcaaaatccaaatttagcggaagtacgtaggagggcagagccaggctaacctggaatacccccctgatctctctctcccctgatctctcttctctcctgatCTGTGTCCCTCCGTCCCTGATCTCTATTTCCCTCTCCTgatctctcttcctccgtcctgatctctcccccactcagtcgactggTCAATTTTCTGGTCGACATGCTCTTGGTCagctaagatttttttagtcgagctgccgtatggcagtgtgagatctgattcccgcttgtgtcaccattgctgaattaaagaaatgttctacagaaattgtagattatattatttaagacaaataaagcaactcaaaaaatatatatttaaaagaaaaggtgttatttTCCCTCTCGTTAATCTGTGcttttttttgtatattttttgcacatggcacgagcacaattggctgccgaactacaaactctgccataggctactttgtcggtgttattaggcaaaatggtaaagaaatctgtggtatggcagcatttcatttacagtacatttacatttacaaagtaccgggtgactaaAAAatcgttgaatgcaaactcaaTGCCAataacggtttatttttcatagttcgacgttgaatatgatgtagcctaccacctgcaAACCATAAGTTGGCCTATTTAGCTCATGCTAACACGCActtggttgaaaaatgaatatgcctattataagaatcccatccaaatcgaatgatattatcttctccggccaagacaacacaatctttctctgttgcaccgttccccactcggcCTCTGTGTAATTTTGCATGCTGcactttttcaggcagtgaatagatcgctaatttgcatgttaaacgaacaatattttttatttgtagtacattgtaatagattataaataataaccaatcaggcattttgtattatatcggcattcggtaacaacaggactggtgacatgAGGCTTATTATTAGTAATAGCAAATTTTATAGTGGCTGAATCTGGAATGTCCAGCAGCTACATTGAGTCAGATTGGGAAAATATTCgtacatttatgtttgtttagttgtcaatctcccttcttacgcaacagtgaggtaaaacatcacacaaaatggtttgatgaaaacattgtgacatttatagaaaaaaaaaacgtttcaaaTTTTGATTAGTCGATTATCAGAAGTGCTTAGTCAAGTCTTgatcgaccaaagaaaatcttattcgaccaaagaaaatcttagtcggggacagccctagatctctctacctttcctgatctctcttcctctctccctctctcctaatctctctacctctttcctgatctctttctctctctccctctctcctcctctgtcctgatCTCTCTCCTGATATCTCTTCCTTTGTCATCCTCCAGATCAAGTTCTCTGTGATGCAACCAGGTACCCATGTGTGGCCTCATACTGGTCCTACTAACTGTCGTCTGCGGATGCACCTGGGGTTAGTCATCCCCAAGCAGGGCTGCAAAATCCGCTGCACCAAtgacaccaggtacacacatatacacacacacacattaacatacacacaaacacgcacacatacacgcacacacatgctgtagtATGAAGTTAGATGTCTGTCTCCTCAGGGtttgggaggaggggaaggtgcTCATCTTTGACGACTCGTTTGAACACGAAGTGTGGCAGGACTCGGACAGCTACAGACTGATCTTCATCATAGACGTGTGGCACCCGGAGCTGAGCCAGCACCAGCGGCAGGTGCTCTCTCCCATCTAGACACCCGGAAGAGCTCCAGACCTGCACACTGCTACACAAGCAGGCTTCAGGGCCTCTCTGGGTAGGGTGGGACAGGGGCATCTGGTCACTGTTAGGATGTCTCACAGTAGAGACTGGGACATCTGAGGCCTGGAGAGGAGCTCagagcctgagtgtgtgtgtgtgtgtgtgtgtgtgtaggggtgtttgTGTAGAGCTGTGcaggtgtgtggtagtgtgtgtgtgtgtggtggtgtatgCGTGTGAACCTGCTTCCTGAGACGCAATGTTGTCATCCCCTGCTGGACTCACTGTGCTGCCTAGGGGCCATGCTGGAGAACCTACCTCTTGGTGGATCAtttactgactgactggttcCTGACTGACTGcttactgactgactggttaGTGGCTGACTGGTTCCTGACTGACTGGTTAGTGGCTTATTGGTTCCTGACTGAATGGTTGGTGGCTGACTGGTTAGTGGCTGACTGGTTGGTAACTGACTGGTTGCTGACTGAGTGGTTAGTGGCTGACTGGTTTCTGAGGTATCAGTAGATAATGTTAGCCTGGTTATACCCAGCGAAAATAGGGCTTGTTTCTTCCTGAAGCACTGAGTCCAACCTAGGGTACATCGTCAGAGCTAGCAGGCACCTGCAGAACTGTACAGCCCATCGATTCACACCCATTCAACCCATAACCCTTGGATCTTGACCAGGTAGCTGTTAAACACAGCAGCAGATTTAGGTTGGCCTGTCTAGTTTAGA
This genomic stretch from Hypomesus transpacificus isolate Combined female chromosome 8, fHypTra1, whole genome shotgun sequence harbors:
- the unm_hu7910 gene encoding aspartyl/asparaginyl beta-hydroxylase isoform X33, which encodes MEEVGAQEVSAVEEVAEVKRVPVESNNGRKPEGGGPRNSVFTWFMVLALLGVWSSVAVVWFGLVDYDSVIARARQFRGNFSEVLQGKLRAYDADRDGDFDVEDAKVLLDDVPGLTAEDDDAAVPLPPPSEEEFVPDDSSKHSVLDEHPYEDKLNTIDTKGELVEESQPQETLEESGPYEDQSGSQYIHKPASEPEPHTEPSSEPQSQGEQESAAEPQAEPAASESTGSVSEQPEEKLIDKVKKKKPKLLNKFDKTIKAEIEAADKLRKKGIAEEAVRAFEALVQQYPHSPRCRYGKAQAEDDMAEKKRSNEMLQKAINTYREASELPSATPDLVRASLKRRAERQQFLGRMRGALATLEKLVQIFPEDLSLKNDLGVSYLLLGDNHSARRVYEEVLAVAPDDGFAKVHYGFILKSENKIAESIPYLREGLESGDPGTDDGRFYFHLGDALQRVGDNSVSYTHRHTHTLPPSITVLSVLQAYEWYARGHQRGHFASVWQRSLYNVKGLRAQPWWTPQETGYTDLVKALEKNWRVIRDEALSVMDTSTGLFLPEEENLREKGEWGQFTLWQQGRKAGEACRSVPRTCSLLERYSEATGCKRGQIKFSVMQPGTHVWPHTGPTNCRLRMHLGLVIPKQGCKIRCTNDTRVWEEGKVLIFDDSFEHEVWQDSDSYRLIFIIDVWHPELSQHQRQVLSPI
- the unm_hu7910 gene encoding aspartyl/asparaginyl beta-hydroxylase isoform X1, yielding MEEVGAQEVSAVEEVAEVKRVPVESNNGRKPEGGGPRNSVFTWFMVLALLGVWSSVAVVWFGLVDYDSVIARARQFRGNFSEVLQGKLRAYDADRDGDFDVEDAKVLLGLAREGTSGDSTESLEEVLDILAEEGSDWFYGFFTFLFDVVTSPVEKGEEEEREEAAEVVDEKKHLTAKREKLEKGLKQKPVSVVQPAEPRQQLEETETSHEQEPKAGTNKVAVQDDVPGLTAEDDDVDGSQMLKLESEIQAAVPLPPPSEEEFVPDDSSKHSVLDEHPYEDKLNTIDTKGELVEESQPQETLEESGPYEDQSGSQYIHKPASEPEPHTEPSSEPQSQGEQESAAEPQAEPAASESTGSVSEQPEEKLIDKVKKKKPKLLNKFDKTIKAEIEAADKLRKKGIAEEAVRAFEALVQQYPHSPRCRYGKAQAEDDMAEKKRSNEMLQKAINTYREASELPSATPDLVRASLKRRAERQQFLGRMRGALATLEKLVQIFPEDLSLKNDLGVSYLLLGDNHSARRVYEEVLAVAPDDGFAKVHYGFILKSENKIAESIPYLREGLESGDPGTDDGRFYFHLGDALQRVGDNSVSYTHRHTHTLPPSITVLSVLQAYEWYARGHQRGHFASVWQRSLYNVKGLRAQPWWTPQETGYTDLVKALEKNWRVIRDEALSVMDTSTGLFLPEEENLREKGEWGQFTLWQQGRKAGEACRSVPRTCSLLERYSEATGCKRGQIKFSVMQPGTHVWPHTGPTNCRLRMHLGLVIPKQGCKIRCTNDTRVWEEGKVLIFDDSFEHEVWQDSDSYRLIFIIDVWHPELSQHQRQVLSPI
- the unm_hu7910 gene encoding aspartyl/asparaginyl beta-hydroxylase isoform X9; translated protein: MEEVGAQEVSAVEEVAEVKRVPVESNNGRKPEGGGPRNSVFTWFMVLALLGVWSSVAVVWFGLVDYDSVIARARQFRGNFSEVLQGKLRAYDADRDGDFDVEDAKVLLGLAREGTSGDSTESLEEVLDILAEEGSDWFYGFFTFLFDVVTSPVEKGEEEEREEAAEVVDEKKHLTAKREKLEKGLKQKPVSVVQPAEPRQQLEETETSHEQEPKAGTNKVAVQDDVPGLTAEDDDAAVPLPPPSEEEFVPEDKLNTIDTKGELVEESQPQETLEESGPYEDQSGSQYIHKPASEPEPHTEPSSEPQSQGEQESAAEPQAEPAASESTGSVSEQPEEKLIDKVKKKKPKLLNKFDKTIKAEIEAADKLRKKGIAEEAVRAFEALVQQYPHSPRCRYGKAQAEDDMAEKKRSNEMLQKAINTYREASELPSATPDLVRASLKRRAERQQFLGRMRGALATLEKLVQIFPEDLSLKNDLGVSYLLLGDNHSARRVYEEVLAVAPDDGFAKVHYGFILKSENKIAESIPYLREGLESGDPGTDDGRFYFHLGDALQRVGDNSVSYTHRHTHTLPPSITVLSVLQAYEWYARGHQRGHFASVWQRSLYNVKGLRAQPWWTPQETGYTDLVKALEKNWRVIRDEALSVMDTSTGLFLPEEENLREKGEWGQFTLWQQGRKAGEACRSVPRTCSLLERYSEATGCKRGQIKFSVMQPGTHVWPHTGPTNCRLRMHLGLVIPKQGCKIRCTNDTRVWEEGKVLIFDDSFEHEVWQDSDSYRLIFIIDVWHPELSQHQRQVLSPI
- the unm_hu7910 gene encoding aspartyl/asparaginyl beta-hydroxylase isoform X4, whose product is MEEVGAQEVSAVEEVAEVKRVPVESNNGRKPEGGGPRNSVFTWFMVLALLGVWSSVAVVWFGLVDYDSVIARARQFRGNFSEVLQGKLRAYDADRDGDFDVEDAKVLLGLAREGTSGDSTESLEEVLDILAEEGSDWFYGFFTFLFDVVTSPVEKGEEEEREEAAEVVDEKKHLTAKREKLEKGLKQKPVSVVQPAEPRQQLEETETSHEQEPKAGTNKVAVQDDVPGLTAEDDDAAVPLPPPSEEEFVPDDSSKHSVLDEHPYEDKLNTIDTKGELVEESQPQETLEESGPYEDQSGSQYIHKPASEPEPHTEPSSEPQSQGEQESAAEPQAEPAASESTGSVSEQPEEKLIDKVKKKKPKLLNKFDKTIKAEIEAADKLRKKGIAEEAVRAFEALVQQYPHSPRCRYGKAQAEDDMAEKKRSNEMLQKAINTYREASELPSATPDLVRASLKRRAERQQFLGRMRGALATLEKLVQIFPEDLSLKNDLGVSYLLLGDNHSARRVYEEVLAVAPDDGFAKVHYGFILKSENKIAESIPYLREGLESGDPGTDDGRFYFHLGDALQRVGDNSVSYTHRHTHTLPPSITVLSVLQAYEWYARGHQRGHFASVWQRSLYNVKGLRAQPWWTPQETGYTDLVKALEKNWRVIRDEALSVMDTSTGLFLPEEENLREKGEWGQFTLWQQGRKAGEACRSVPRTCSLLERYSEATGCKRGQIKFSVMQPGTHVWPHTGPTNCRLRMHLGLVIPKQGCKIRCTNDTRVWEEGKVLIFDDSFEHEVWQDSDSYRLIFIIDVWHPELSQHQRQVLSPI
- the unm_hu7910 gene encoding aspartyl/asparaginyl beta-hydroxylase isoform X15 — protein: MEEVGAQEVSAVEEVAEVKRVPVESNNGRKPEGGGPRNSVFTWFMVLALLGVWSSVAVVWFGLVDYDSVIARARQFRGNFSEVLQGKLRAYDADRDGDFDVEDAKVLLGLAREGTSGDSTESLEEVLDILAEEGSDWFYGFFTFLFDVVTSPVEKGEEEEREEAAEVVDEKKHLTAKREKLEKDDVPGLTAEDDDAAVPLPPPSEEEFVPDDSSKHSVLDEHPYEDKLNTIDTKGELVEESQPQETLEESGPYEDQSGSQYIHKPASEPEPHTEPSSEPQSQGEQESAAEPQAEPAASESTGSVSEQPEEKLIDKVKKKKPKLLNKFDKTIKAEIEAADKLRKKGIAEEAVRAFEALVQQYPHSPRCRYGKAQAEDDMAEKKRSNEMLQKAINTYREASELPSATPDLVRASLKRRAERQQFLGRMRGALATLEKLVQIFPEDLSLKNDLGVSYLLLGDNHSARRVYEEVLAVAPDDGFAKVHYGFILKSENKIAESIPYLREGLESGDPGTDDGRFYFHLGDALQRVGDNSVSYTHRHTHTLPPSITVLSVLQAYEWYARGHQRGHFASVWQRSLYNVKGLRAQPWWTPQETGYTDLVKALEKNWRVIRDEALSVMDTSTGLFLPEEENLREKGEWGQFTLWQQGRKAGEACRSVPRTCSLLERYSEATGCKRGQIKFSVMQPGTHVWPHTGPTNCRLRMHLGLVIPKQGCKIRCTNDTRVWEEGKVLIFDDSFEHEVWQDSDSYRLIFIIDVWHPELSQHQRQVLSPI
- the unm_hu7910 gene encoding aspartyl/asparaginyl beta-hydroxylase isoform X7; amino-acid sequence: MEEVGAQEVSAVEEVAEVKRVPVESNNGRKPEGGGPRNSVFTWFMVLALLGVWSSVAVVWFGLVDYDSVIARARQFRGNFSEVLQGKLRAYDADRDGDFDVEDAKVLLGLAREGTSGDSTESLEEVLDILAEEGSDWFYGFFTFLFDVVTSPVEKGEEEEREEAAEVVDEKKHLTAKREKLEKGLKQKPVSVVQPAEPRQQLDDVPGLTAEDDDVDGSQMLKLESEIQAAVPLPPPSEEEFVPDDSSKHSVLDEHPYEDKLNTIDTKGELVEESQPQETLEESGPYEDQSGSQYIHKPASEPEPHTEPSSEPQSQGEQESAAEPQAEPAASESTGSVSEQPEEKLIDKVKKKKPKLLNKFDKTIKAEIEAADKLRKKGIAEEAVRAFEALVQQYPHSPRCRYGKAQAEDDMAEKKRSNEMLQKAINTYREASELPSATPDLVRASLKRRAERQQFLGRMRGALATLEKLVQIFPEDLSLKNDLGVSYLLLGDNHSARRVYEEVLAVAPDDGFAKVHYGFILKSENKIAESIPYLREGLESGDPGTDDGRFYFHLGDALQRVGDNSVSYTHRHTHTLPPSITVLSVLQAYEWYARGHQRGHFASVWQRSLYNVKGLRAQPWWTPQETGYTDLVKALEKNWRVIRDEALSVMDTSTGLFLPEEENLREKGEWGQFTLWQQGRKAGEACRSVPRTCSLLERYSEATGCKRGQIKFSVMQPGTHVWPHTGPTNCRLRMHLGLVIPKQGCKIRCTNDTRVWEEGKVLIFDDSFEHEVWQDSDSYRLIFIIDVWHPELSQHQRQVLSPI
- the unm_hu7910 gene encoding aspartyl/asparaginyl beta-hydroxylase isoform X16, with the translated sequence MEEVGAQEVSAVEEVAEVKRVPVESNNGRKPEGGGPRNSVFTWFMVLALLGVWSSVAVVWFGLVDYDSVIARARQFRGNFSEVLQGKLRAYDADRDGDFDVEDAKVLLDEKKHLTAKREKLEKGLKQKPVSVVQPAEPRQQLEETETSHEQEPKAGTNKVAVQDDVPGLTAEDDDVDGSQMLKLESEIQAAVPLPPPSEEEFVPDDSSKHSVLDEHPYEDKLNTIDTKGELVEESQPQETLEESGPYEDQSGSQYIHKPASEPEPHTEPSSEPQSQGEQESAAEPQAEPAASESTGSVSEQPEEKLIDKVKKKKPKLLNKFDKTIKAEIEAADKLRKKGIAEEAVRAFEALVQQYPHSPRCRYGKAQAEDDMAEKKRSNEMLQKAINTYREASELPSATPDLVRASLKRRAERQQFLGRMRGALATLEKLVQIFPEDLSLKNDLGVSYLLLGDNHSARRVYEEVLAVAPDDGFAKVHYGFILKSENKIAESIPYLREGLESGDPGTDDGRFYFHLGDALQRVGDNSVSYTHRHTHTLPPSITVLSVLQAYEWYARGHQRGHFASVWQRSLYNVKGLRAQPWWTPQETGYTDLVKALEKNWRVIRDEALSVMDTSTGLFLPEEENLREKGEWGQFTLWQQGRKAGEACRSVPRTCSLLERYSEATGCKRGQIKFSVMQPGTHVWPHTGPTNCRLRMHLGLVIPKQGCKIRCTNDTRVWEEGKVLIFDDSFEHEVWQDSDSYRLIFIIDVWHPELSQHQRQVLSPI
- the unm_hu7910 gene encoding aspartyl/asparaginyl beta-hydroxylase isoform X19, whose amino-acid sequence is MEEVGAQEVSAVEEVAEVKRVPVESNNGRKPEGGGPRNSVFTWFMVLALLGVWSSVAVVWFGLVDYDSVIARARQFRGNFSEVLQGKLRAYDADRDGDFDVEDAKVLLGLKQKPVSVVQPAEPRQQLEETETSHEQEPKAGTNKVAVQDDVPGLTAEDDDVDGSQMLKLESEIQAAVPLPPPSEEEFVPDDSSKHSVLDEHPYEDKLNTIDTKGELVEESQPQETLEESGPYEDQSGSQYIHKPASEPEPHTEPSSEPQSQGEQESAAEPQAEPAASESTGSVSEQPEEKLIDKVKKKKPKLLNKFDKTIKAEIEAADKLRKKGIAEEAVRAFEALVQQYPHSPRCRYGKAQAEDDMAEKKRSNEMLQKAINTYREASELPSATPDLVRASLKRRAERQQFLGRMRGALATLEKLVQIFPEDLSLKNDLGVSYLLLGDNHSARRVYEEVLAVAPDDGFAKVHYGFILKSENKIAESIPYLREGLESGDPGTDDGRFYFHLGDALQRVGDNSVSYTHRHTHTLPPSITVLSVLQAYEWYARGHQRGHFASVWQRSLYNVKGLRAQPWWTPQETGYTDLVKALEKNWRVIRDEALSVMDTSTGLFLPEEENLREKGEWGQFTLWQQGRKAGEACRSVPRTCSLLERYSEATGCKRGQIKFSVMQPGTHVWPHTGPTNCRLRMHLGLVIPKQGCKIRCTNDTRVWEEGKVLIFDDSFEHEVWQDSDSYRLIFIIDVWHPELSQHQRQVLSPI